One window of the Corynebacterium glutamicum ATCC 13032 genome contains the following:
- a CDS encoding rhodanese-like domain-containing protein: protein MTSAQPITSVDAQTLKSWIDKHEGLTVIDVRTAHEFSNLHIKGSYNVPLTTLAEHSEEISSRVGEHVVLVCQSGIRAGQAQQKLAPLGISTVAVLEGGINSFAKADGDVVRGTQVWDIERQVRFAAGSLVLAGLAGGKFLSPKVRTLSGIIGAGLTFSGVSNTCAMGKALSALPWNKTKPVPTETETLSKLPSPKEN from the coding sequence ATGACTTCCGCTCAACCGATTACTTCCGTAGATGCACAGACTCTAAAATCGTGGATCGATAAGCATGAAGGACTCACCGTCATTGACGTCCGCACTGCACATGAGTTTTCAAATTTGCACATTAAAGGCTCTTACAACGTGCCTCTAACTACACTTGCTGAGCATTCCGAAGAGATTTCCTCTCGTGTTGGAGAACATGTTGTTTTGGTGTGTCAATCCGGCATTCGAGCAGGTCAGGCACAACAAAAGCTGGCACCTTTGGGAATTTCCACCGTGGCTGTTTTGGAGGGTGGCATCAATAGTTTTGCTAAGGCTGACGGTGATGTGGTCCGCGGAACCCAGGTGTGGGATATCGAACGTCAGGTGCGTTTTGCCGCTGGATCATTGGTGCTCGCAGGGCTTGCGGGAGGTAAATTCCTTTCACCAAAAGTTCGCACCCTGTCGGGAATTATTGGTGCGGGTCTGACATTTTCTGGCGTTTCCAACACCTGTGCCATGGGCAAAGCTCTGTCCGCCTTGCCGTGGAATAAAACTAAGCCAGTTCCTACCGAAACCGAGACATTGAGCAAGCTTCCAAGCCCTAAGGAGAACTAA
- a CDS encoding polyphosphate polymerase domain-containing protein: MLIGMSNQTVNQAVSSGVKASPHRFNRFEIKYLITEQDVPALREQLATRMSTDPLSPPGGYRVESLYFDSADLRCYTEKIEGLKFRRKLRIRTYGDGVLTPESTVSVEIKQRVNKVTQKRRLDLPFIYALALGDSTGAAVGEQVDVEKLLEISPENQHALIHEMASFAKNYRLRPIATTKYHREAFVGADAEESSRVTIDHGVSGRDRDFLLGQDLEDRPTVAQGLAVVEIKCDERVPFWLTDMTAQLEMSVIRMSKYCETIEAFHNRPASAFGAVDPIF, translated from the coding sequence ATGCTTATTGGCATGAGCAATCAAACAGTCAATCAAGCAGTGTCGTCAGGGGTGAAAGCATCCCCGCACAGGTTCAATCGTTTTGAAATCAAATACTTGATTACAGAGCAAGATGTACCTGCACTCCGCGAGCAGTTGGCAACGAGGATGAGCACGGATCCGCTTTCCCCACCCGGAGGCTACCGAGTGGAATCCCTTTACTTCGATTCAGCCGATTTACGGTGCTACACCGAAAAGATCGAGGGTCTGAAATTCCGAAGGAAACTACGGATCCGTACCTACGGTGATGGAGTGCTCACTCCAGAATCCACCGTGTCGGTAGAGATCAAGCAGCGGGTTAACAAAGTAACTCAAAAGCGTCGGCTGGATTTGCCCTTTATATATGCGCTCGCCCTGGGCGATAGCACGGGCGCCGCGGTAGGCGAGCAGGTGGACGTCGAGAAGCTTCTTGAAATCTCTCCGGAAAACCAGCACGCTTTGATTCACGAAATGGCGTCGTTTGCTAAAAATTATCGGCTGCGACCCATCGCCACCACGAAGTATCACCGCGAGGCATTCGTCGGCGCTGATGCGGAGGAAAGTTCGCGAGTCACCATTGACCACGGTGTTTCAGGCCGTGATCGTGATTTTCTGCTTGGCCAAGACCTTGAAGACCGCCCAACGGTGGCGCAAGGATTGGCAGTCGTGGAAATCAAATGCGATGAACGCGTGCCGTTTTGGCTCACTGATATGACTGCTCAACTGGAAATGTCCGTGATTCGGATGTCCAAATACTGCGAAACCATCGAAGCGTTTCACAACCGTCCGGCATCAGCTTTCGGCGCTGTCGACCCCATCTTCTAA
- a CDS encoding NAD-dependent succinate-semialdehyde dehydrogenase — MTINVSELLAKVPTGLLIGDSWVEASDGGTFDVENPATGETIATLASATSEDALAALDAACAVQAEWARMPARERSNILRRGFELVAERAEEFATLMTLEMGKPLAEARGEVTYGNEFLRWFSEEAVRLYGRYGTTPEGNLRMLTALKPVGPCLLITPWNFPLAMATRKVAPAIAAGCVMVLKPARLTPLTSQYFAQTMLDAGLPAGVLNVVSGASASAISNPIMEDDRLRKVSFTGSTPVGQQLLKKAADKVLRTSMELGGNAPFIVFEDADLDLAIEGAMGAKMRNIGEACTAANRFLVHESVADEFGRRFAARLEEQVLGNGLDEGVTVGPLVEEKARDSVASLVDAAVAEGATVLTGGKAGTGAGYFYEPTVLTGVSTDAAILNEEIFGPVAPIVTFQTEEEALRLANSTEYGLASYVFTQDTSRIFRVSDGLEFGLVGVNSGVISNAAAPFGGVKQSGMGREGGLEGIEEYTSVQYIGIRDPYAG; from the coding sequence ATGACTATTAATGTCTCCGAACTACTTGCCAAAGTCCCCACGGGTCTACTGATTGGTGATTCCTGGGTGGAAGCATCCGACGGCGGTACTTTCGATGTGGAAAACCCAGCGACGGGTGAAACAATCGCAACGCTCGCGTCTGCTACTTCCGAGGATGCACTGGCTGCTCTTGATGCTGCATGCGCTGTTCAGGCCGAGTGGGCTAGGATGCCAGCGCGCGAGCGTTCTAATATTTTACGCCGCGGTTTTGAGCTCGTAGCAGAACGTGCAGAAGAGTTCGCCACCCTCATGACCTTGGAAATGGGCAAGCCTTTGGCTGAAGCTCGCGGCGAAGTCACCTACGGCAACGAATTCCTGCGCTGGTTCTCTGAGGAAGCAGTTCGTCTGTATGGCCGTTACGGAACCACACCAGAAGGCAACTTGCGGATGCTGACCGCCCTCAAGCCAGTTGGCCCGTGCCTCCTGATCACCCCATGGAACTTCCCACTAGCAATGGCTACCCGCAAGGTCGCACCTGCGATCGCTGCAGGTTGTGTCATGGTGCTCAAGCCAGCTCGACTTACCCCGCTGACCTCCCAGTATTTTGCTCAGACCATGCTTGATGCCGGTCTTCCAGCAGGTGTCCTCAATGTGGTCTCCGGTGCTTCCGCCTCTGCGATTTCCAACCCGATTATGGAAGACGATCGCCTTCGTAAAGTCTCCTTCACCGGCTCCACCCCAGTTGGCCAGCAGCTGCTCAAAAAGGCTGCCGATAAAGTTCTGCGCACCTCCATGGAACTTGGTGGCAACGCACCTTTCATTGTCTTCGAGGACGCCGACCTAGATCTCGCGATCGAAGGTGCCATGGGTGCCAAAATGCGCAACATCGGCGAAGCTTGCACCGCAGCCAACCGTTTCTTAGTCCACGAATCCGTCGCCGATGAATTCGGCCGTCGCTTCGCTGCCCGCCTTGAAGAGCAAGTCCTAGGCAACGGCCTCGACGAAGGCGTCACCGTGGGCCCCCTGGTTGAGGAAAAAGCACGAGACAGCGTTGCATCGCTTGTCGACGCCGCCGTCGCCGAAGGTGCCACCGTCCTCACCGGCGGCAAGGCCGGCACAGGTGCAGGCTACTTCTACGAACCAACGGTGCTCACGGGAGTTTCAACAGATGCGGCTATCCTGAACGAAGAGATCTTCGGTCCCGTCGCACCGATCGTCACCTTCCAAACCGAGGAAGAAGCCCTGCGTCTAGCCAACTCCACCGAATACGGACTGGCCTCCTATGTGTTCACCCAGGACACCTCACGTATTTTCCGCGTCTCCGATGGTCTCGAGTTCGGCCTAGTGGGCGTCAATTCCGGTGTCATCTCTAACGCTGCTGCACCTTTTGGTGGCGTAAAACAATCCGGAATGGGCCGCGAAGGTGGTCTCGAAGGAATCGAGGAGTACACCTCCGTGCAGTACATCGGTATCCGGGATCCTTACGCCGGCTAG
- a CDS encoding metal-sensitive transcriptional regulator, with product MQLNPDEITPVLNRLKRAQGQLTGVIRMLDEGEDCKAVVTQLAAVTKALDRAGFAIIATGLEQCLTNPDGDMDKKELEKLFLSLA from the coding sequence ATGCAACTCAATCCTGATGAGATCACCCCAGTGCTCAACCGACTCAAGCGCGCCCAAGGTCAACTCACCGGAGTAATCCGAATGCTTGATGAAGGCGAAGACTGTAAAGCCGTAGTCACCCAACTTGCCGCAGTCACAAAAGCGCTGGACAGGGCAGGCTTCGCCATCATTGCCACAGGTTTGGAACAGTGCCTCACCAACCCTGATGGCGACATGGACAAAAAGGAACTAGAAAAACTGTTCCTGTCGCTGGCTTAA
- a CDS encoding magnesium and cobalt transport protein CorA: MPKNYDINGAIRRRDMLRRRYLPDSANSTPVPEEVSPLTRYVTDGIPKRPPLGATVADGLKFAEGASNRMVMSLYPAPSKPAIEELAEAWDLHPTIVEDLLLGQQRPKLDRYEDIIFIAIRSARYIDSREEVDFSEFHILMKPQAIAILCQDNQWIDGTSAASFSNPEEIDKRIKTLLADAELLSSGPRAVAYRLVDAIVDGFSPVLRGIAIDQEQIERQVFSGDAAVAERIYNLSQEIIDMQHTTSSVTEVVQRLNKDFIRSGMSEELRAYLDDVADHLTRDNTRVSEYRESLSQILNVNATLVAQRQNEDMKKISGWAAIIFAPTLVSSIYGMNFDIMPELHWAFGYPLALLAMLGFTLLLYWIFKRSKWM; the protein is encoded by the coding sequence ATGCCAAAGAATTACGACATCAACGGGGCGATCCGCAGACGGGATATGCTCAGACGTCGGTACCTTCCTGATTCGGCAAATTCAACTCCTGTACCTGAAGAGGTTTCTCCGCTGACCCGCTATGTCACCGACGGCATCCCGAAGCGCCCACCGCTGGGTGCCACTGTTGCTGACGGTTTAAAATTCGCCGAAGGCGCCTCCAACCGCATGGTCATGTCGCTGTACCCTGCGCCATCCAAGCCCGCAATCGAGGAATTGGCAGAGGCCTGGGACCTCCACCCCACCATCGTAGAAGACTTGCTCCTTGGTCAGCAGCGCCCAAAACTAGACCGCTACGAAGACATCATTTTTATCGCGATCCGCTCCGCGCGCTACATCGACTCCCGCGAAGAGGTGGACTTCTCCGAATTCCACATCCTCATGAAGCCTCAGGCCATAGCCATTTTGTGCCAGGATAACCAATGGATTGACGGCACCAGCGCCGCCAGCTTCAGCAACCCCGAGGAGATCGATAAGCGCATAAAAACATTGCTTGCCGACGCCGAGTTACTCTCGTCCGGCCCCCGCGCCGTGGCCTATAGGCTTGTCGACGCCATCGTCGACGGCTTCTCCCCCGTTCTTAGAGGCATCGCCATCGACCAGGAACAGATTGAGCGCCAGGTGTTCTCCGGCGACGCCGCCGTCGCCGAACGTATTTACAACCTGTCCCAAGAAATCATCGACATGCAGCACACCACCAGCTCAGTTACCGAAGTGGTGCAACGCCTCAACAAAGACTTCATCCGAAGTGGCATGTCCGAAGAACTCCGCGCCTACCTCGACGACGTCGCCGACCACCTCACCCGCGACAACACCCGCGTCTCCGAATACCGCGAATCCCTATCCCAAATTTTGAACGTCAACGCCACCCTTGTAGCCCAACGCCAAAACGAAGACATGAAGAAAATCTCCGGATGGGCCGCCATCATCTTCGCCCCAACCCTCGTGTCCTCCATCTACGGCATGAACTTCGACATCATGCCAGAACTTCACTGGGCGTTTGGCTACCCGTTGGCTCTCTTAGCAATGCTCGGATTCACCCTCCTTTTGTACTGGATCTTCAAACGCAGTAAGTGGATGTGA
- a CDS encoding rhodanese-like domain-containing protein — protein sequence MSITITETNKRRNLDQILDVRENFEIAEGIIPEAVHIPMGELNFRFKELDQNRPVIVVCRSGNRSTQVANALKQAGYTAYSMTGGMSAWYQNNLPIK from the coding sequence ATGTCTATCACCATTACTGAAACTAACAAGCGCCGAAATTTGGATCAGATCCTGGATGTGCGCGAAAATTTTGAAATTGCCGAGGGCATAATCCCCGAGGCAGTACATATTCCCATGGGTGAGCTCAACTTTCGCTTCAAAGAGCTAGATCAGAATCGGCCGGTCATTGTGGTGTGCCGCAGCGGTAACCGCAGTACACAGGTGGCAAATGCACTTAAACAGGCGGGATATACCGCGTACTCTATGACTGGCGGAATGAGTGCGTGGTACCAAAACAATCTGCCGATTAAGTAG
- a CDS encoding tautomerase family protein: MPTYTCWSQRIRISREAKQRIAEAITDAHHELAHAPKYLVQVIFNEVEPDSYFIAAQSASENHIWVQATIRSGRTEKQKEELLLRLTQEIALILGIPNEEVWVYITEIPGSNMTEYGRLLMEPGEEEKWFNSLPEGLRERLTELEGSSE, encoded by the coding sequence ATGCCTACTTATACTTGTTGGTCGCAAAGAATTCGCATTTCTAGGGAAGCCAAGCAACGCATCGCTGAGGCAATCACCGATGCCCACCATGAATTAGCGCATGCTCCCAAGTATTTGGTGCAGGTGATTTTCAATGAGGTGGAGCCTGATTCTTATTTCATTGCGGCGCAGTCGGCGTCGGAAAACCACATTTGGGTCCAAGCAACGATTCGTTCGGGGCGTACAGAGAAGCAAAAAGAGGAACTTCTGCTTCGGCTGACACAAGAGATCGCGCTGATTCTTGGGATCCCCAATGAAGAAGTATGGGTATATATAACGGAGATTCCTGGTTCCAATATGACGGAATATGGCCGTCTCCTCATGGAACCTGGCGAAGAGGAGAAGTGGTTTAATTCGCTTCCCGAAGGCCTGCGGGAAAGGTTGACCGAGCTAGAAGGATCGTCAGAATAG
- a CDS encoding MBL fold metallo-hydrolase, with the protein MLIERIYDEDLAQASYFIGCQAHNTAVVVDPRRDIAVYLDMAKKNGMEIVGVTETHIHADYLSGTRELAAATNATMYVSGEGGADWQYEFDAERICDGSEIRLGNLVLTAVHTPGHTPEHLSFLLKDGAFADEPGFMLTGDFVFAGDLGRPDLLDEAAGGVDTRFEGARQMFKSLKEKFLTLPDHIQIFPGHGSGSACGKALGSVPSTTLGYERQFAWWGKYLEADDEQGFIDELLEGQPDAPAYFGRMKRQNRQGPAIMGARELLPQLEASDLHDVIVVDTRSADEVHQGTVAGAVNIPAGNSMAKFGSWTVDPEKDSRALVLLAASQIGAMEMWDHMVRVGIDNVAGFITNFDGVDLVAPQTVSPDQLDELEYDLLLDVRNRSEVEEGYIPGALHINGASVLWNLEKLPRDGKIVSYCKSGTRSSIAASTLRNAGFDVVELQGSYDNWVRHNAQ; encoded by the coding sequence GTGCTTATTGAACGCATCTACGACGAAGACCTTGCGCAGGCCAGCTATTTCATTGGCTGCCAAGCCCACAACACCGCAGTCGTGGTTGATCCGCGTCGCGATATTGCCGTCTATCTGGACATGGCCAAGAAAAACGGAATGGAGATTGTTGGAGTTACCGAAACCCATATCCATGCGGACTATTTGTCAGGAACCCGTGAGTTAGCTGCTGCAACTAATGCCACCATGTACGTCTCAGGGGAGGGCGGCGCCGATTGGCAGTATGAATTCGACGCCGAGCGAATATGCGACGGCAGCGAGATTCGCCTGGGAAATCTGGTGCTCACAGCTGTTCACACCCCAGGCCATACCCCGGAACACTTATCGTTCCTGCTGAAGGACGGCGCGTTCGCAGATGAGCCAGGATTCATGCTCACTGGCGATTTCGTTTTCGCGGGTGATCTTGGCCGACCAGATTTGCTCGATGAAGCAGCTGGGGGAGTGGACACTCGTTTTGAGGGGGCTCGCCAAATGTTCAAGAGCTTGAAGGAAAAATTCCTGACATTGCCTGATCACATCCAGATCTTCCCTGGTCATGGTTCCGGTTCCGCGTGTGGCAAAGCCTTGGGTTCGGTTCCTTCAACAACACTTGGATATGAACGTCAATTTGCGTGGTGGGGAAAGTATCTGGAGGCAGATGATGAACAAGGATTCATTGATGAGCTTCTGGAAGGCCAACCTGATGCACCTGCATACTTCGGCAGGATGAAGAGGCAAAATAGGCAAGGGCCCGCAATTATGGGCGCTCGCGAGCTGTTGCCACAGCTGGAAGCTTCTGATCTGCACGACGTCATTGTTGTTGATACCCGCTCAGCCGATGAAGTTCACCAGGGCACTGTAGCTGGTGCAGTGAATATTCCTGCGGGCAATTCGATGGCGAAATTTGGCTCGTGGACCGTTGATCCCGAGAAGGATTCCCGAGCTTTGGTTCTGCTCGCGGCAAGCCAAATTGGTGCCATGGAGATGTGGGACCACATGGTTCGCGTGGGAATCGATAATGTTGCTGGTTTTATCACCAACTTTGATGGGGTGGACCTAGTTGCACCGCAAACTGTGTCCCCAGATCAGCTGGATGAATTGGAATACGATCTACTTCTTGATGTCCGCAACCGCAGTGAAGTCGAAGAAGGCTACATCCCAGGAGCACTCCATATTAATGGTGCATCCGTGCTGTGGAATCTGGAGAAACTGCCACGTGACGGAAAGATCGTGAGCTACTGCAAGAGTGGAACACGCAGCTCAATCGCCGCAAGCACCCTGCGTAATGCTGGTTTTGATGTGGTGGAACTTCAAGGATCCTATGACAACTGGGTCCGGCACAACGCACAATAA
- a CDS encoding DUF4956 domain-containing protein has translation MLSDLSSIFDFQDLSGTFSVVDVLITLVLSFVLTSIVGVVYQKTHRHISYSQSFVQTLVLVGMVIAIIMLVVGSNIARAFALVGALSVIRFRNAVKETRDVGFLFLAMAIGMTCGTRFYVLAIAATIVVCGVLFIMYRFDWFKADIQRQVIKVQVPADGQADSGRSYAEEVELILAQYCTSFEMMSAESVRGGALTEFSYTAQMRKNVKPHELVAKMRDVNYGQKATVLTGHDQTDV, from the coding sequence ATGTTGAGCGATCTGAGCTCCATTTTTGACTTCCAAGACCTCTCCGGCACCTTCTCTGTCGTCGACGTTCTCATCACTTTGGTCTTGTCCTTCGTCCTGACCTCCATCGTGGGTGTGGTGTACCAAAAGACCCACCGCCACATCTCCTACAGCCAGTCATTCGTACAAACGTTGGTGCTGGTGGGAATGGTCATTGCAATCATCATGCTGGTGGTCGGCTCCAACATTGCACGTGCATTCGCCCTGGTTGGCGCGCTTTCGGTGATTCGATTCCGCAACGCAGTGAAAGAAACCCGAGATGTGGGCTTCCTTTTCCTTGCCATGGCAATCGGCATGACTTGCGGTACCCGCTTCTACGTTCTGGCGATCGCTGCAACCATCGTTGTCTGTGGCGTTCTGTTCATCATGTACCGCTTCGACTGGTTCAAGGCTGATATCCAGCGCCAGGTCATCAAGGTGCAGGTCCCAGCCGATGGACAAGCTGATTCCGGCAGGTCCTACGCAGAAGAAGTTGAACTGATCCTCGCACAGTACTGCACTTCCTTTGAGATGATGTCCGCTGAATCTGTCCGCGGCGGAGCCCTGACCGAGTTCTCCTACACCGCTCAAATGCGCAAGAACGTGAAGCCACATGAGCTGGTCGCCAAGATGCGCGATGTGAACTACGGCCAAAAAGCGACTGTCCTGACCGGTCACGATCAAACGGATGTATAG
- a CDS encoding CotH kinase family protein, giving the protein MNRRLFLGTSAAIIAVGGVLGGVQVVPYISSGEIQTSASSTATIDVGAGNVDIFDTSVSHEISLQVSQESLDEMLADYQEDGSKTWVKATITIDGVTIENVGIRLKGNSTLSGLGRTSEEGGPQAPEGVEEFTDLSEEEIAQFEEQFAAQQETTDASETGETAENEETRGPGGGMGGGGMGGMTSVDADDVSTWPLLISFDKYEDGRVYQGMTQLALRPGTTVVNEAMALALTAETGQVSQQSSFTTFSLNDEPSTTRLLLKHPDENYADALGNGVLFKADSNSSFTYQGEDQTEYDGQFKQINGDGNGDIQPIINLLKWLDTASDEEFAEHLSDYVDVESFARYVATQNLLVNSDDMAGPGSNYYLWYDYDTGLISVISWDLNLAMSGSTDAGPDDEISMGGGGGGGMRPGGTTDTEIEGTATEDMPDMGNMQQRERPEGMPDMGEMPDMGDREGGGSMGGNQLKERFLASDAFTEIYEQVYWELYEEMYGSGTAIELLDEIAASIPETDAVTADEIATEVASMREWITARTEALAALQE; this is encoded by the coding sequence ATGAACAGACGCCTCTTCCTAGGAACTTCCGCAGCTATCATCGCTGTCGGTGGCGTGCTCGGTGGAGTGCAGGTTGTACCTTATATTTCCTCTGGTGAAATCCAAACGTCAGCATCATCGACTGCCACGATCGATGTCGGTGCAGGCAATGTCGATATTTTTGATACCTCCGTTTCCCATGAAATCAGCCTGCAGGTTTCGCAGGAAAGCCTCGATGAGATGCTCGCGGACTATCAAGAAGACGGTTCCAAAACCTGGGTGAAAGCAACCATCACGATTGATGGCGTGACCATTGAAAACGTCGGCATCCGCCTCAAGGGCAACTCCACGCTGTCCGGGTTGGGTCGAACATCTGAAGAAGGCGGACCTCAGGCACCAGAAGGCGTCGAAGAGTTTACAGATCTCAGTGAAGAGGAAATCGCCCAGTTTGAGGAACAGTTCGCGGCGCAGCAAGAGACTACTGACGCTTCAGAGACCGGTGAAACTGCGGAAAATGAAGAGACTCGCGGCCCCGGCGGTGGCATGGGTGGTGGCGGCATGGGTGGCATGACTTCGGTCGATGCCGACGATGTCAGCACCTGGCCACTTCTGATCAGCTTCGACAAATACGAAGACGGCCGCGTCTACCAAGGCATGACCCAACTGGCACTACGCCCCGGCACCACCGTGGTCAACGAAGCAATGGCGCTGGCCCTGACCGCAGAAACCGGCCAGGTCTCGCAGCAATCCAGCTTCACAACGTTTTCGCTTAACGACGAGCCCTCCACCACTCGACTCCTTTTGAAGCACCCCGATGAAAATTATGCCGACGCGCTCGGCAACGGAGTCCTCTTCAAAGCAGATTCCAACAGTTCCTTCACCTACCAAGGCGAAGACCAAACTGAATACGACGGACAGTTCAAGCAGATCAACGGTGACGGCAACGGAGACATCCAACCGATCATCAACCTGCTGAAATGGCTCGACACCGCAAGCGATGAAGAGTTTGCTGAACACCTCTCTGACTACGTCGATGTGGAAAGCTTTGCTCGCTACGTTGCCACTCAAAACCTGTTGGTAAATTCCGACGACATGGCTGGTCCCGGTAGTAATTACTACCTGTGGTACGACTACGACACCGGCCTGATCAGCGTGATCTCTTGGGATTTGAACCTCGCAATGTCCGGCTCAACTGATGCTGGCCCAGATGATGAAATCTCCATGGGCGGAGGTGGCGGTGGCGGAATGCGTCCTGGTGGAACGACCGACACTGAAATTGAAGGTACTGCGACCGAGGATATGCCTGACATGGGCAATATGCAGCAACGTGAACGCCCTGAAGGAATGCCAGACATGGGTGAGATGCCTGATATGGGTGACCGGGAAGGCGGTGGATCGATGGGAGGAAACCAGCTCAAGGAACGTTTCCTCGCTTCCGATGCATTCACGGAAATCTATGAGCAGGTGTACTGGGAGCTGTATGAAGAAATGTATGGTTCCGGAACTGCCATCGAGTTGTTGGATGAGATTGCAGCGTCAATTCCAGAAACTGATGCGGTGACTGCAGATGAGATCGCTACGGAAGTGGCGTCAATGCGGGAATGGATCACTGCCCGCACAGAAGCGTTGGCTGCTTTGCAAGAGTGA
- a CDS encoding phenol 2-monooxygenase produces MMRYFPSLFVSSSVELLDIGTDSDKVGAGVEVVLCLVQIKGIDTHRFTSITESLDGFLLRPQRLAGSSATCFLVVRHDEHYPAAANLIAFDKGWSTLIAPQLEDPEAEEFTAGFLTEYQDNLITAGMEHQALASGFPVGRRFKSDIALRRCDAVTTHIGHEHSADGHWRIYVFAGQATPQDSESALNKWAQWMEESEDSPLNRFTPEAGDRNAVFDIKATYQQHYHSFDLFDAPEVFFPRVGPYKLQNLENVWTALDSQDIFESRGISRDGAIVVVRPDQYVAAVLPLEDTAALAEFFNGNLLEP; encoded by the coding sequence ATGATGCGTTATTTTCCTTCACTTTTCGTATCCAGCAGCGTTGAGTTGCTGGACATCGGCACCGACTCGGACAAAGTTGGCGCCGGCGTCGAGGTAGTCCTGTGCTTAGTTCAAATCAAAGGCATTGACACCCACAGGTTTACCAGCATCACGGAAAGTTTGGATGGATTTTTACTCCGGCCACAACGTCTGGCTGGAAGCTCAGCCACGTGCTTTCTGGTCGTGCGCCACGACGAGCACTACCCAGCTGCGGCAAACCTCATTGCTTTCGATAAGGGATGGTCCACCCTCATCGCCCCTCAGCTGGAAGATCCAGAGGCGGAGGAGTTCACCGCCGGATTCCTCACCGAATACCAGGACAATCTGATCACTGCGGGCATGGAGCACCAGGCGCTCGCGAGCGGCTTCCCGGTGGGGCGTCGCTTCAAGTCCGATATTGCTTTACGACGCTGCGATGCGGTGACCACCCACATCGGCCACGAACACTCCGCCGATGGTCACTGGAGGATCTACGTATTCGCTGGCCAAGCCACCCCACAAGATTCCGAGTCTGCACTGAACAAGTGGGCGCAGTGGATGGAGGAAAGCGAAGACTCACCACTCAACCGCTTCACCCCAGAAGCCGGCGACCGCAACGCAGTCTTCGATATCAAGGCTACCTACCAGCAGCATTACCACTCCTTCGACCTGTTCGATGCGCCAGAGGTCTTCTTCCCACGAGTTGGACCATACAAGCTGCAAAACCTCGAAAACGTTTGGACCGCACTGGATTCCCAAGACATCTTTGAGTCCCGTGGCATCAGTCGCGATGGCGCAATTGTTGTCGTTCGCCCAGACCAGTACGTCGCAGCAGTCCTCCCACTCGAAGACACCGCAGCACTGGCTGAGTTCTTCAATGGCAATCTGCTTGAGCCATAA
- a CDS encoding sulfite exporter TauE/SafE family protein — protein MTAVLLLTLFLSLFIGISLGLLGGGGSILTVPILTYVAGLEPREAIAASLFIVGTTSLVSAISHARNGRVRWKTGLLFGAAGMVGAFGGGVLGGYIPGTILMIAFALMMIATSTAMLRGRKQKKGASKSSLWRVLVDGLVVGAVTGLVGAGGGFLVVPALALLGGLSMPVAVGTSLVVITMKSFAGLAGYLTSVQLDWGLVLMVTAAAIVGSLAGSRLAGRVPETLLRKGFGVFVLVMGVFVLGLELL, from the coding sequence ATGACCGCCGTTTTGCTCCTCACTCTTTTTCTATCTCTTTTTATTGGCATTTCGCTAGGACTGTTGGGCGGTGGTGGTTCGATCCTCACTGTTCCAATTCTGACGTATGTGGCGGGGTTGGAGCCTCGTGAAGCTATTGCCGCCTCGCTGTTTATTGTGGGCACAACGTCGCTGGTCAGTGCCATTAGTCACGCAAGAAATGGGCGGGTCCGGTGGAAGACTGGCCTGCTGTTTGGTGCCGCGGGCATGGTTGGCGCGTTTGGCGGTGGCGTTCTCGGGGGCTACATTCCTGGCACGATTTTGATGATCGCGTTTGCGCTCATGATGATCGCCACGTCGACTGCGATGTTGCGGGGGCGTAAGCAGAAGAAGGGGGCGTCGAAAAGCTCTCTTTGGCGCGTCCTTGTTGATGGCCTGGTGGTCGGCGCGGTGACCGGGCTTGTTGGTGCGGGCGGCGGCTTTTTGGTGGTGCCGGCGCTGGCGCTGCTCGGCGGGCTGTCGATGCCGGTGGCTGTGGGCACGTCGTTGGTGGTGATCACGATGAAGTCGTTTGCGGGGCTTGCCGGGTATCTGACCAGCGTGCAGCTGGATTGGGGGCTGGTGCTGATGGTGACTGCGGCCGCCATCGTCGGTTCGCTTGCCGGTTCGCGCCTTGCGGGGCGCGTGCCTGAGACTTTGCTCCGCAAAGGGTTCGGGGTGTTCGTGCTGGTCATGGGCGTGTTCGTGCTCGGCTTGGAGCTTTTATAA